In Streptomyces nojiriensis, one genomic interval encodes:
- a CDS encoding YciI family protein translates to MPRFLTMIRIDEQDLPSDEFPPEFEQRMGALLEEITKAGVMLDTAGLLPTSAGTRLSWSGGKISYTDGPFTETKEVVGGYSLTQCKDKAEAIEWTRRFLEIHPVEWKVSAEVREIQEM, encoded by the coding sequence ATGCCGCGCTTCCTGACGATGATCCGCATCGACGAGCAGGACCTGCCCAGCGACGAGTTCCCGCCCGAGTTCGAGCAGCGCATGGGCGCGCTGCTGGAGGAGATCACCAAGGCCGGGGTCATGCTCGACACCGCCGGGCTGCTCCCCACCTCCGCGGGGACCCGCCTCAGCTGGTCCGGCGGGAAGATCAGCTACACCGACGGCCCCTTCACCGAGACCAAGGAGGTCGTCGGCGGCTACTCCCTCACCCAGTGCAAGGACAAGGCCGAGGCCATCGAGTGGACCCGGCGGTTCCTCGAGATCCACCCGGTGGAATGGAAGGTGAGCGCCGAGGTACGGGAGATCCAGGAGATGTGA
- a CDS encoding DoxX family protein, with product MPRVSSPHLLAGLLATMAVAHAAVPGKFDATIPRSLPGSPRAWTYGSGVAELALAAGVAHPRTRRVAALATAAFFVGVFPANVKMAADARRASPAVRAVTLGRLPLQVPLVLWARKVSRGA from the coding sequence ATGCCCCGCGTCTCCTCCCCCCACCTGCTGGCCGGCCTCCTGGCCACGATGGCGGTCGCCCACGCGGCCGTGCCCGGGAAGTTCGACGCGACCATCCCCCGTTCGCTGCCGGGCAGCCCGCGGGCGTGGACGTACGGAAGCGGGGTGGCCGAACTGGCCCTCGCCGCCGGGGTCGCCCACCCGCGCACCCGCCGGGTGGCCGCGCTGGCCACGGCGGCGTTCTTCGTCGGCGTGTTCCCGGCGAACGTGAAGATGGCCGCCGACGCGCGCCGCGCCTCCCCCGCCGTCCGGGCGGTGACACTGGGCCGGCTGCCCCTGCAGGTGCCGCTGGTGCTCTGGGCCCGCAAGGTGAGCCGGGGCGCCTGA
- a CDS encoding thioredoxin family protein, with product MARRVHQPLEDQEFDFILSMTTGPVLAYFCGSWPKAVEACRAMDAVVGDLAEEYGTRFTAVRTDMTRCPGPTRRYGVAGAPTAVLIKDGEAVASQAGPMTHVEFRAFLDAHL from the coding sequence ATGGCACGTCGGGTGCACCAGCCACTGGAGGACCAGGAGTTCGACTTCATCCTCTCGATGACGACCGGGCCCGTTCTCGCGTACTTCTGCGGCTCCTGGCCCAAGGCCGTCGAGGCGTGCCGCGCGATGGACGCCGTCGTCGGGGACCTGGCCGAGGAGTACGGGACGCGGTTCACCGCCGTCCGCACCGACATGACCCGCTGCCCCGGGCCGACCAGGCGTTACGGGGTGGCGGGCGCGCCGACCGCCGTGCTCATCAAGGACGGCGAGGCGGTCGCGAGCCAGGCGGGGCCGATGACGCACGTGGAGTTCCGGGCGTTCCTGGACGCCCACCTCTGA
- a CDS encoding BtrH N-terminal domain-containing protein, with the protein MTEQAPRPKPTGLLYADFGTGRHRESSLVRHALGSVHAEELVAGLAGGIGFMYFVFEYAGHPPLPTIVAQAHPDPWVEAALDRLRVPYEVTHGARPRWDRVHAALDAGRPVFCTVDRSRLPWHGGTPDERAGADRYTVVLAGYEGDSLYVEDGAPAAYRIAAREFGEAWAGHRKGRHRMLVPTGPAAGAPDVDGAVAATAARLTGPVLGNRFDVNFGFSGMEKLAAQLRDGRTRTGWERRFGSPEAFLAGTRRLYACLEEEWTAPGATRPLYADFLDLAGRPQAAALFRDSAGNWSRLAELARAAGPDTDAPGRRALFDELAGLVDGSLARERRAVALL; encoded by the coding sequence ATGACCGAGCAGGCACCCCGGCCGAAGCCCACCGGACTCCTGTACGCCGACTTCGGCACCGGGCGGCACCGCGAGAGCTCACTCGTCCGGCACGCACTCGGCAGCGTGCACGCGGAGGAACTGGTCGCGGGCCTCGCGGGCGGGATCGGCTTCATGTACTTCGTGTTCGAGTACGCCGGGCACCCGCCCCTGCCGACGATCGTCGCGCAGGCCCACCCCGATCCCTGGGTGGAAGCCGCCCTCGACCGGCTCCGCGTCCCCTACGAGGTCACCCACGGCGCGCGGCCCCGCTGGGACCGTGTGCACGCCGCCCTCGACGCGGGCCGGCCGGTGTTCTGCACCGTCGACCGGTCCCGGCTCCCCTGGCACGGCGGTACCCCGGACGAGAGGGCCGGAGCCGATCGGTACACCGTGGTCCTCGCCGGGTACGAGGGCGACAGCCTGTACGTCGAGGACGGGGCCCCGGCCGCGTACCGGATCGCGGCGCGGGAGTTCGGCGAGGCCTGGGCCGGCCACCGCAAGGGCCGTCACCGGATGCTCGTACCCACCGGCCCCGCCGCCGGCGCCCCCGACGTCGACGGGGCCGTGGCCGCCACCGCGGCCCGTCTCACCGGCCCGGTGCTGGGCAACAGGTTCGACGTCAACTTCGGCTTCTCCGGGATGGAGAAGCTCGCCGCCCAGCTGCGCGACGGCCGCACCCGGACCGGCTGGGAGCGCCGCTTCGGCTCCCCGGAGGCCTTCCTCGCGGGGACCCGGCGGCTGTACGCGTGCCTGGAGGAGGAGTGGACCGCACCCGGCGCCACCCGCCCGCTCTACGCGGACTTCCTCGACCTCGCCGGACGGCCGCAGGCGGCCGCTCTGTTCCGCGACTCGGCCGGCAACTGGTCCCGGCTCGCGGAACTGGCGCGCGCGGCCGGCCCGGACACGGACGCCCCGGGGCGGCGCGCCCTCTTCGACGAGCTCGCCGGCCTGGTGGACGGCTCCCTCGCACGGGAACGCCGCGCCGTCGCCCTGCTCTGA
- a CDS encoding DUF1304 domain-containing protein, giving the protein MHTVASILIGLVAALHVYFMVLEMFLWQRPPGRALSGFDADTARLTAPLAANQGLYNGFLAAGLVWSLVIDSLATQIFFLVCVIVAGIYGAATANRRILVAQALPGALALGAALLAA; this is encoded by the coding sequence ATGCACACGGTCGCATCGATCCTGATCGGCCTCGTGGCCGCGCTGCACGTGTACTTCATGGTCCTGGAGATGTTCCTGTGGCAGCGGCCCCCGGGCCGCGCGCTGTCCGGCTTCGACGCGGACACCGCCCGTCTCACTGCGCCGCTCGCCGCCAACCAGGGCCTCTACAACGGCTTCCTCGCCGCCGGACTGGTCTGGTCGCTCGTGATCGACTCGCTCGCCACCCAGATCTTCTTCCTCGTCTGCGTGATCGTCGCCGGGATCTACGGCGCCGCGACCGCCAACCGCCGGATCCTCGTGGCCCAGGCCCTGCCCGGCGCCCTCGCCCTCGGCGCGGCGCTGCTGGCCGCGTGA
- a CDS encoding TetR/AcrR family transcriptional regulator: MSPEDPRADDPRAQDPRTARTKGRLRESLLAECADRPLAEVSVSAVVRRAGVGRATFYLHYEDLTALAVDACADVVHAAVDALHAWQTGPSPLPPARPPAALAGFLAAAADRAPLYRTLLLPGGGGPLGRRLHRELRARARAERAAVGAPHPELVASAVAAAFTGVLADWLHEDIRADPEALADHLWRLLLALHRAIGPGGAPEAARTR; the protein is encoded by the coding sequence GTGAGCCCGGAGGACCCGCGCGCGGACGACCCCCGCGCGCAGGACCCGCGCACGGCCCGGACGAAGGGGCGGCTGCGCGAAAGCCTGCTGGCCGAGTGCGCGGACCGGCCGCTCGCCGAGGTCAGCGTCTCGGCGGTGGTCCGCCGGGCCGGCGTCGGCCGCGCCACCTTCTACCTGCACTACGAGGACCTCACCGCGCTCGCCGTGGACGCGTGCGCGGACGTGGTGCACGCGGCGGTCGACGCCCTGCACGCCTGGCAGACCGGCCCGTCGCCGCTCCCCCCGGCCCGGCCGCCCGCCGCGCTTGCCGGCTTCCTGGCGGCGGCGGCCGACCGGGCGCCGCTCTACCGCACCCTGCTGCTCCCGGGCGGCGGCGGCCCGCTCGGCCGGCGCCTCCACCGGGAGCTGCGCGCCCGGGCGCGTGCGGAACGGGCGGCAGTGGGCGCCCCGCACCCCGAGCTGGTCGCGTCGGCGGTCGCGGCCGCGTTCACCGGCGTCCTCGCGGACTGGCTGCACGAGGACATCCGGGCGGATCCCGAGGCCCTGGCGGACCACCTGTGGCGGCTGCTCCTGGCCCTCCACCGGGCGATCGGACCCGGCGGCGCGCCGGAGGCGGCCAGGACCCGGTAG
- a CDS encoding cold-shock protein, translating to MATGIVKWFNSEKGFGFIQQDDGGPDVFVHFSAIETTGFKSLEENARVEYSVSQGPKGPQAEKVVPLR from the coding sequence ATGGCAACAGGCATCGTGAAGTGGTTCAACTCGGAGAAGGGGTTCGGCTTCATCCAGCAGGACGACGGCGGCCCCGACGTGTTCGTGCACTTCTCCGCGATCGAGACCACCGGGTTCAAGTCGCTGGAGGAGAACGCGCGCGTCGAATACTCCGTCTCCCAGGGCCCCAAGGGCCCGCAGGCTGAGAAGGTGGTTCCCCTCAGGTAG
- a CDS encoding HGxxPAAW family protein: MSAHGHVDLGHTVAGWTGTALALVGFAGAGGAVCAAWIPGIWIGLGVVAVAGIVTWLLHLAGWGKPSGPRPEADWDWRTRDTGARAGHADCLGCRVSGPRRALAAAPRPRSTASLPAADGGA; the protein is encoded by the coding sequence ATGAGCGCGCACGGCCACGTAGATCTCGGCCACACGGTGGCCGGCTGGACCGGGACCGCCCTGGCCCTGGTGGGCTTCGCGGGAGCGGGCGGAGCCGTGTGCGCCGCCTGGATCCCCGGGATCTGGATCGGCCTCGGCGTCGTCGCCGTGGCCGGGATCGTCACCTGGCTGCTGCACCTCGCCGGGTGGGGCAAGCCGAGCGGCCCCCGGCCGGAGGCCGACTGGGACTGGCGCACCCGGGACACCGGCGCCCGTGCGGGGCACGCCGACTGCCTCGGCTGCCGCGTCAGCGGGCCGCGGCGTGCCCTCGCGGCAGCGCCGCGGCCGCGGTCGACCGCATCGCTGCCCGCCGCGGACGGCGGTGCGTGA
- a CDS encoding MarR family winged helix-turn-helix transcriptional regulator — protein MQGKTRPPATAGEAIARMDQYVALGIVGQQEVAQLLGLNVTDLTCLGHILGAGDAPLAAGDLAGLLDLTTGAVTGVLNRLERAGYARRVPDPADRRRVRVVADPTAAARVVAVYQPMYDRLATLFADYTPDEIAVIADWFGRAAVEIRAHCAQVRSGELTAGES, from the coding sequence GTGCAGGGCAAGACCCGCCCCCCGGCCACGGCCGGCGAGGCGATTGCGCGCATGGACCAGTACGTCGCCCTGGGCATCGTCGGCCAGCAGGAGGTGGCACAGCTGCTCGGGCTCAACGTCACCGATCTGACCTGCCTGGGGCACATCCTGGGCGCCGGGGACGCCCCGCTCGCCGCCGGTGACCTCGCCGGGCTGCTGGACCTCACCACCGGGGCCGTCACCGGGGTGCTCAACCGCCTCGAACGCGCCGGATACGCGCGGCGCGTCCCCGATCCGGCCGACCGGCGCCGGGTCCGGGTGGTGGCCGACCCCACGGCGGCCGCGCGGGTCGTCGCCGTGTACCAGCCGATGTACGACCGGCTGGCCACCCTCTTCGCCGACTACACCCCCGACGAGATCGCCGTGATCGCCGACTGGTTCGGCCGCGCGGCGGTCGAGATCCGCGCACACTGCGCGCAGGTGCGGTCAGGGGAACTGACCGCCGGGGAGTCCTAG
- a CDS encoding DEAD/DEAH box helicase — MRNPSAHGRFGVKGGAKAGARTPAKAPRTLGPQGEFTMHAPKEPALAPVASFAELDLPLELVETMASLAVTEPFPIQAATLPNALAGRDVLGRGRTGSGKTLAFGLALLARTAGQQADPKRPLALVLVPTRELAQQVTEALEPYAAALKLRMATVVGGLSIGRQVSSLRTGAEVVVATPGRLSDLVGRRDVHLERVKITVLDEADQMCDMGFMPQVTEILDQVHHAGQRMLFSATLDRNVDQLVRKYLKDPVSHSVDPQAGAVSTMDHHVLHIHAADKVSAATEIAARDNRVLMFLDTKHGVDQFVKHLRAMGVRAEGLHSGKSQPQRTRTLAQFKSGAVTVLVATNVAARGIHIDDLDLVVNVDPPADHKDYLHRGGRTARAGESGRVVTLVTPNQRRDMVRLLSDARIRPTITQVRSGEAALTRITGAKAPSGVPLAGSAPTDAKGRPSGSDLAFRGMGTRPGRGKESRKTIEARQQAEARRAARVRRGA, encoded by the coding sequence ATGAGGAACCCGTCAGCTCATGGGCGCTTCGGTGTGAAGGGCGGTGCCAAGGCCGGTGCCCGGACCCCCGCCAAGGCCCCCCGGACCCTCGGCCCGCAGGGTGAGTTCACGATGCACGCGCCGAAGGAGCCGGCGCTGGCGCCGGTGGCGTCCTTCGCCGAGCTCGACCTGCCCCTTGAGCTGGTGGAGACCATGGCCTCGCTGGCCGTGACGGAGCCGTTCCCGATCCAGGCCGCGACGCTCCCGAACGCCCTGGCGGGCCGGGACGTCCTCGGCCGCGGCCGGACCGGCTCGGGCAAGACCCTCGCCTTCGGCCTGGCGCTGCTGGCCCGTACGGCGGGGCAGCAGGCGGACCCGAAGCGCCCGCTGGCGCTGGTCCTCGTACCGACGCGCGAGCTGGCGCAGCAGGTGACCGAGGCGCTGGAGCCGTACGCCGCGGCCCTGAAGCTGCGGATGGCCACCGTGGTCGGCGGGCTGTCCATCGGCCGCCAGGTGAGCTCCCTGCGCACCGGCGCCGAGGTCGTGGTGGCCACCCCCGGGCGGCTCAGCGACCTGGTGGGGCGGCGGGACGTACACCTGGAGCGCGTGAAGATCACCGTGCTCGACGAGGCCGACCAGATGTGCGACATGGGCTTCATGCCGCAGGTCACCGAGATCCTGGACCAGGTGCACCACGCGGGACAGCGGATGCTGTTCTCCGCGACCCTGGACCGCAATGTCGACCAGCTCGTCCGGAAGTACCTGAAGGACCCGGTCTCCCACTCCGTCGACCCGCAGGCGGGCGCGGTGTCCACGATGGACCACCACGTGCTGCACATCCACGCGGCCGACAAGGTCTCGGCGGCGACCGAGATCGCGGCGCGGGACAACCGTGTGCTGATGTTCCTCGACACCAAGCACGGGGTCGACCAGTTCGTGAAGCACCTGCGGGCCATGGGCGTGCGGGCGGAGGGCCTGCACAGCGGGAAGTCGCAGCCGCAGCGCACCCGGACCCTGGCGCAGTTCAAGAGCGGGGCCGTCACCGTCCTGGTCGCGACGAACGTCGCCGCGCGCGGCATCCACATCGACGACCTCGACCTCGTGGTCAACGTCGACCCGCCCGCCGACCACAAGGACTACCTGCACCGGGGTGGTCGCACCGCGCGGGCCGGCGAGTCCGGCCGGGTCGTCACCCTCGTCACCCCGAACCAGCGCCGGGACATGGTCCGCCTGCTCTCCGACGCCCGGATCCGGCCGACGATCACGCAGGTGCGCTCCGGCGAGGCGGCACTGACCCGCATCACCGGCGCCAAGGCCCCCTCCGGAGTCCCGCTGGCGGGCTCCGCGCCGACCGACGCCAAGGGCAGGCCCTCGGGCTCGGACCTGGCGTTCCGCGGCATGGGCACCCGCCCGGGCCGCGGCAAGGAGTCCCGCAAGACGATCGAGGCCCGCCAGCAGGCCGAGGCCCGCCGCGCGGCCCGGGTACGCCGGGGCGCCTGA
- a CDS encoding class I SAM-dependent methyltransferase yields the protein MSHVSQASVTTTDGEPAPLVPTTYDEVKGWFSAYDQVLFDWFLTRQNSGEGQLGDLLELGAFMGKSAIFLGGYLRPGEEFTVCDLFDSPATDDFNIAENRESYPTLTRRGFETNYLAFHEALPTLIQAPTSVVADEVKPASCRFVHIDASHLYEHVVTDIASSRLVAAPDAVVVFDDYRSEHTPGVAAAVWAAVVTGELHPICTSAMKLYATWGDPAPHQAALLAWLEERTDLRHDVDMIDGRPLVRLTDQGVVASASPQPLHPAPRVEPAPVPAPAAARRPGVRWRKLAKDLLPPVVTRAIVARNRRRRA from the coding sequence GTGTCGCACGTTTCACAAGCTTCCGTCACGACCACCGACGGTGAGCCCGCTCCGCTCGTCCCCACCACGTACGACGAGGTCAAAGGCTGGTTCTCGGCGTACGACCAGGTGCTCTTCGACTGGTTCCTGACGCGTCAGAACAGCGGCGAGGGGCAGCTGGGCGACCTGCTGGAGCTCGGCGCCTTCATGGGGAAGAGTGCGATCTTTCTCGGCGGGTACCTCCGGCCCGGTGAGGAATTCACCGTGTGCGACCTCTTCGACTCGCCCGCGACGGACGACTTCAACATCGCCGAGAACCGCGAGTCCTACCCCACGCTCACGCGGCGCGGCTTCGAGACGAACTACCTGGCCTTCCACGAGGCGCTGCCGACGCTGATCCAGGCCCCCACCTCGGTCGTCGCCGACGAGGTCAAGCCGGCGAGCTGCCGGTTCGTGCACATCGACGCCTCGCACCTGTACGAGCACGTCGTCACGGACATCGCGTCCTCGCGTCTCGTCGCGGCCCCGGATGCCGTGGTGGTCTTCGACGACTACCGCTCCGAGCACACCCCCGGCGTGGCGGCCGCGGTGTGGGCCGCGGTGGTCACGGGCGAACTGCACCCCATATGCACCTCGGCCATGAAGCTGTACGCGACCTGGGGCGACCCGGCGCCCCACCAGGCGGCGCTGCTCGCGTGGCTGGAGGAGCGCACCGACCTCCGACATGACGTGGACATGATCGACGGGCGCCCCCTGGTGCGCCTCACGGACCAGGGCGTGGTCGCGTCGGCGTCCCCGCAGCCCCTGCACCCCGCGCCGCGGGTGGAACCGGCGCCGGTCCCCGCTCCCGCCGCCGCGCGCAGGCCCGGTGTCCGCTGGCGCAAGCTGGCCAAGGACCTGCTCCCGCCCGTGGTCACCCGCGCGATCGTGGCGCGGAACCGCCGCCGCAGGGCCTGA
- a CDS encoding GNAT family N-acetyltransferase, whose protein sequence is MTTDFTVRPARPDDARRLAELRWAFKQEGHEGQPPVPVRPLEEAVTNFFVTPPRRNGGIGSALLEALELHARSAGFDTLVVWPSDRSSPLYRRSGFRSPEELLELPLDT, encoded by the coding sequence ATGACCACGGACTTCACCGTGCGGCCGGCCAGGCCCGACGATGCGCGCCGACTGGCCGAACTGCGCTGGGCGTTCAAGCAGGAGGGCCACGAGGGGCAGCCGCCGGTTCCGGTTCGGCCCCTGGAGGAGGCCGTGACGAACTTCTTCGTCACGCCGCCCCGACGGAACGGGGGAATCGGCTCGGCGCTCCTCGAAGCGCTCGAACTGCACGCGCGCAGCGCCGGATTCGACACCCTGGTCGTCTGGCCGTCGGACCGCAGCAGCCCGCTCTACCGGCGCTCCGGTTTCCGGTCACCGGAAGAGCTGTTGGAGCTGCCGCTCGACACGTGA
- a CDS encoding GNAT family N-acetyltransferase — protein sequence MGRTLTEILDAAAEGRFPPPDGRTTVVPQEHRRDAGVIAFTAHSVVFTDEDPDWVHATLAALDCDALAATMNPRFLAALLDRTGRGTDTIDLLTVAGPLPGAPALELVETTDPDHPRVRRALRRRHDVRVWSAAGGVLVLGRGVAGRWEAAIEVDEGVRHRGLGRELARAARHLVPGGQPVWSQQATGNARSIRAFQAAGYRPVGAEALMLAPHR from the coding sequence ATGGGACGGACACTGACGGAGATCCTGGACGCGGCGGCCGAGGGGCGGTTCCCGCCACCTGACGGCCGCACGACCGTGGTCCCGCAGGAGCACCGGCGCGACGCGGGCGTCATCGCCTTCACCGCGCACTCCGTGGTCTTCACCGACGAGGACCCGGACTGGGTCCACGCCACCCTCGCCGCCCTCGACTGCGATGCGCTGGCCGCCACCATGAACCCCCGGTTCCTGGCCGCGCTCCTCGACCGCACGGGACGCGGCACCGACACGATCGACCTGCTCACCGTCGCCGGCCCGCTGCCCGGCGCACCCGCACTGGAACTCGTGGAGACGACCGACCCCGACCACCCCCGCGTCCGCAGGGCCCTGCGCCGCCGTCACGACGTACGCGTCTGGTCGGCGGCCGGGGGAGTGCTCGTCCTCGGCCGCGGCGTCGCGGGCCGCTGGGAGGCGGCGATCGAGGTCGACGAGGGCGTGCGCCACCGCGGACTGGGCCGCGAACTGGCCCGCGCCGCCCGCCACCTCGTCCCCGGCGGGCAGCCGGTCTGGTCCCAGCAGGCCACCGGAAACGCGCGCAGCATCCGGGCCTTCCAGGCCGCGGGCTACCGACCGGTCGGTGCGGAGGCCCTGATGCTGGCTCCGCACCGCTGA
- a CDS encoding SDR family oxidoreductase, with protein sequence MALEHHRVVITAAGRDFGRTLALRFASRGAEIHLSARTLEAAERVREEIRAQGHDADRVHAYACDLTDPASVREFAAAVAARTDHVDVLVNNGSRYQHGTDLLSASDEDVTDTLASGATGTVLATKAFLPLLLKSAKPDIVTMVSGCGDAGHHRSDAHAAFYAAKSAQAGFTEILSRRLRDQGVRVISLYPPDFDNHDPLSESWEGAPRTAKDPLTSQSLVDCIFFAIGQPRDCFIKSFHFEQV encoded by the coding sequence ATGGCACTGGAGCACCACCGCGTCGTCATCACCGCCGCCGGCCGCGACTTCGGGCGTACCCTCGCCCTCCGTTTCGCGAGCCGGGGCGCCGAAATCCACCTCTCCGCCCGCACGCTCGAAGCCGCCGAGCGCGTCCGCGAGGAGATCCGCGCCCAGGGCCACGACGCGGACCGTGTCCACGCCTACGCCTGCGACCTCACCGATCCCGCCTCCGTACGGGAGTTCGCCGCCGCGGTCGCCGCCCGCACCGATCACGTGGACGTGCTCGTCAACAACGGCTCCCGCTACCAGCACGGCACGGACCTGCTGTCCGCCTCCGACGAGGACGTGACCGACACCCTCGCCTCCGGCGCCACCGGCACCGTCCTGGCCACCAAGGCCTTCCTCCCGCTGCTCCTGAAGTCGGCCAAGCCGGACATCGTCACCATGGTCTCCGGTTGCGGGGACGCCGGCCACCACCGGTCCGACGCCCATGCGGCCTTCTACGCCGCCAAGAGCGCCCAGGCCGGTTTCACCGAGATCCTCTCCCGCAGGCTGCGCGACCAGGGCGTCCGCGTGATCTCCCTGTACCCACCGGACTTCGACAACCACGACCCGCTGTCGGAGTCCTGGGAGGGCGCGCCGCGCACGGCCAAGGACCCGCTCACGTCGCAGTCGCTGGTGGACTGCATCTTCTTCGCGATCGGCCAGCCCCGCGACTGTTTCATCAAGTCCTTCCACTTCGAGCAGGTCTGA
- a CDS encoding SRPBCC family protein, with protein sequence MSDSAITYTLYIQADPARVWQALTEPAFTRRYWGLSFETDWAVGSPMDWVERGARTSDPEQVVLGCVPDRLLSYTWHTFTPQWAASVGIGEELRAELAKERRTKVTYEIEPVGDTLARLTILHEDFEPGGTLIGMCGRAWPMLASSLKTLLETGAPLPEAEQEAGEA encoded by the coding sequence ATGAGCGACAGCGCGATCACCTACACCCTGTACATCCAGGCCGATCCCGCCAGGGTCTGGCAGGCCCTCACCGAGCCCGCCTTCACCCGCCGGTACTGGGGCCTGAGCTTCGAGACCGACTGGGCGGTGGGCTCGCCGATGGACTGGGTCGAGCGGGGGGCCCGTACCAGCGACCCCGAACAGGTGGTCCTCGGCTGCGTCCCGGACCGCCTGCTCTCCTACACCTGGCACACCTTCACCCCGCAGTGGGCGGCCTCGGTCGGGATCGGCGAGGAGCTGCGGGCCGAACTGGCGAAGGAGCGCCGTACGAAGGTCACGTACGAGATCGAGCCCGTCGGCGACACCCTCGCACGGCTGACCATCCTGCACGAGGACTTCGAACCCGGCGGCACCCTGATCGGCATGTGCGGACGGGCCTGGCCGATGCTCGCGTCCAGCCTCAAGACCCTGCTGGAAACCGGGGCTCCGCTGCCGGAGGCGGAGCAGGAGGCGGGCGAGGCCTGA
- a CDS encoding NUDIX domain-containing protein, translating to MPQLTDQGAIDEHERERTGTWMTPAEYGASRAAVWTAAVVLVTDICGRILVQSVDYRTDRLLPGGAVDAGEAPSAAAARELREELGVDGRYPRGLAVDWIPADTPGFPPEMGFPGEILHVYDGGTWTPDRIGAVRLPAQEITGIHFAEPADLPALMDPGDARRALSALRARVNGSGAALLEDGRPTAPTALDRLGVLRTRRVPQHGAWHPGPVPERLPVRDRSAWLFAPDGRVLLLVSRATGAAHLPPPTAGSTEDAVPLGYRHGEQGVHARTTARLTGPTVLPAGADPEFAHLLATPEQVRELSDWGRAGDDELAAVHAARARFGLPAPVRTPPTELPGEGARR from the coding sequence ATGCCGCAGCTGACCGACCAGGGCGCGATCGACGAACACGAGCGGGAGCGGACGGGTACCTGGATGACCCCGGCGGAGTACGGGGCCTCCCGGGCCGCCGTGTGGACCGCGGCCGTCGTCCTCGTCACCGACATTTGCGGCCGGATCCTCGTCCAGAGCGTCGACTACCGCACCGACCGGCTGCTCCCCGGCGGGGCTGTGGACGCCGGCGAGGCGCCGTCCGCGGCGGCCGCCCGCGAGCTGCGCGAGGAACTCGGCGTCGACGGCCGCTACCCGCGCGGCCTCGCCGTGGACTGGATTCCGGCCGACACCCCCGGCTTCCCGCCCGAGATGGGCTTCCCCGGGGAGATCCTGCACGTCTACGACGGCGGCACCTGGACCCCCGACCGGATCGGTGCCGTCCGCCTCCCGGCCCAGGAGATCACCGGCATCCACTTCGCCGAACCGGCCGACCTGCCCGCCCTGATGGACCCCGGCGACGCCCGCCGCGCCCTGTCCGCCCTGCGTGCCCGCGTCAACGGCTCCGGCGCCGCCCTGCTGGAGGACGGCCGTCCCACCGCGCCGACCGCCCTCGACCGGCTCGGGGTCCTGCGCACCCGGCGGGTCCCGCAGCACGGTGCCTGGCACCCGGGCCCGGTCCCGGAGCGGCTGCCCGTACGGGACCGGTCGGCCTGGCTGTTCGCCCCGGACGGCCGGGTCCTGCTGCTGGTCTCCCGGGCCACCGGCGCCGCGCACCTGCCGCCCCCGACGGCCGGATCCACCGAGGACGCCGTCCCGCTCGGCTACCGGCACGGCGAGCAGGGCGTCCACGCCCGCACCACGGCCCGGCTCACCGGCCCCACCGTCCTCCCGGCGGGCGCGGACCCGGAGTTCGCGCACCTGCTGGCCACCCCCGAACAGGTACGCGAACTCAGCGACTGGGGGCGGGCGGGCGACGACGAGCTCGCCGCGGTCCACGCCGCCCGCGCCCGTTTCGGCCTTCCCGCGCCCGTCCGCACCCCGCCCACGGAACTCCCCGGTGAGGGCGCCCGCCGGTGA